The following proteins are encoded in a genomic region of Rhodoferax aquaticus:
- a CDS encoding DUF1839 family protein — protein MMPTKVQAIQGLDAAHYPRHALHASHALWTEKNCYIDLWIEILHAKGLEPLAMLPFVAQMDFEGDQWTFFKPSHDELRSLYGIKVHELTVWKPLLEHALEHLSAGRLICVEVDAYYLPDTQGTDYRHKHSKTTIAINAVDTEAQELGYFHNAGYFVAQGEDYHHLLPAQWPASGLPLFAELVSFYDPPVWQGSALKQASKALMGKHVAYAPLVNPVIQFAHRFAQELPKLQASGLDNYHAWAFAGIRQWGAASELQAAWLEWLHEELPPAAQPVHALLAGMAMDAKTLILKGARAVVSKKAFDPVAQLAHSAAAWDQSMAALRAAFPPPSAPLNS, from the coding sequence ATGATGCCCACCAAGGTCCAAGCCATCCAGGGGCTAGATGCGGCCCACTACCCGCGCCACGCCTTGCATGCCAGCCACGCGCTCTGGACTGAAAAAAACTGTTACATCGACCTCTGGATAGAAATCTTGCACGCCAAAGGCTTGGAGCCCTTGGCCATGCTGCCCTTTGTGGCGCAAATGGATTTCGAAGGCGACCAGTGGACGTTTTTCAAACCATCGCACGATGAGCTGCGCAGTTTGTACGGCATCAAAGTGCATGAGCTCACCGTGTGGAAGCCCTTGCTGGAGCATGCGCTGGAGCATTTGTCCGCTGGCCGCTTGATCTGTGTGGAAGTCGATGCCTATTACTTGCCGGACACCCAAGGCACCGACTACCGCCATAAGCACAGCAAAACGACAATTGCCATTAACGCCGTGGACACTGAGGCACAAGAGCTAGGGTATTTCCACAATGCGGGTTATTTTGTGGCGCAGGGGGAGGACTATCACCACCTATTGCCCGCACAGTGGCCAGCGTCGGGCCTGCCTTTGTTTGCGGAGTTGGTGAGTTTTTATGACCCCCCTGTCTGGCAAGGCAGTGCGCTCAAGCAAGCCAGCAAAGCCTTGATGGGCAAGCACGTGGCCTATGCCCCGCTGGTGAATCCTGTCATCCAGTTTGCGCATCGGTTTGCGCAAGAGTTGCCCAAGCTTCAAGCATCGGGGCTGGACAACTACCACGCATGGGCGTTTGCGGGTATTCGCCAGTGGGGTGCCGCCAGCGAGTTGCAGGCGGCTTGGCTGGAATGGTTGCACGAGGAATTGCCACCCGCAGCGCAGCCCGTGCACGCCTTGTTGGCTGGCATGGCGATGGATGCCAAGACTTTGATTTTGAAGGGCGCGCGCGCGGTAGTGTCAAAAAAGGCGTTTGATCCTGTCGCGCAGTTGGCACACAGTGCGGCCGCTTGGGACCAATCCATGGCAGCGCTCAGGGCAGCGTTTCCACCGCCGTCTGCACCGCTCAACTCTTAA
- a CDS encoding amino acid--[acyl-carrier-protein] ligase: MTQITSEETRAFKAALEAQGFLLPSGVRGVNGFGPAFEDILQRFNALVSRVAADDKAEELTFPPVVPRALIEKMGYLGNFPHLIGSVHSFFGSDAKAREMADQASNGERWEAALDITDVMMTPAACYPVYPLFSGKLSPNGRLVTTLNWIFRHEPSDEPTRFQSFRMREFIRVGPSDVVVAWRDQWLERARTLLLDLGLPVESDVANDPFFGRVGKMLAANQRDQKLKFELKVPVISSTDPTAICSFNWHQEHFSSKFGIQDADDRLAHTACLGFGLERVTLALLKTHGLDTTLWPAATRALLWP, translated from the coding sequence ATGACCCAGATCACCAGCGAAGAAACCCGTGCATTCAAAGCGGCCCTGGAGGCGCAAGGCTTTCTGTTGCCCTCAGGCGTGCGGGGTGTCAATGGCTTTGGCCCCGCGTTTGAAGACATTTTGCAGCGCTTCAATGCCTTGGTCTCACGTGTTGCCGCGGATGACAAGGCAGAGGAGCTCACCTTCCCCCCTGTGGTGCCACGGGCGTTGATTGAAAAGATGGGCTACCTCGGAAACTTTCCGCATTTGATTGGGTCAGTGCACAGCTTTTTTGGCAGTGACGCCAAGGCCCGTGAGATGGCAGACCAGGCCAGCAATGGCGAGCGATGGGAAGCCGCACTCGACATTACCGACGTGATGATGACCCCCGCGGCTTGCTACCCCGTGTACCCCTTGTTTAGCGGAAAGCTCTCGCCCAACGGGCGTTTGGTGACCACGCTCAACTGGATTTTTCGGCACGAGCCTTCCGATGAGCCCACCCGTTTTCAGTCGTTTCGCATGCGCGAGTTCATTCGGGTCGGCCCATCCGACGTCGTTGTGGCATGGCGCGACCAGTGGCTGGAGCGTGCGCGCACCTTGTTGCTTGACCTTGGACTGCCTGTAGAGAGTGATGTCGCTAACGACCCGTTTTTCGGCCGCGTGGGCAAAATGCTGGCAGCCAACCAGCGCGACCAAAAACTCAAGTTTGAACTCAAGGTGCCTGTGATATCGAGCACCGACCCTACCGCCATTTGTTCGTTCAATTGGCACCAAGAGCATTTCAGTTCCAAGTTTGGCATTCAAGATGCTGATGATCGGCTGGCACACACCGCCTGTCTCGGGTTCGGCTTGGAGCGCGTGACCTTGGCGCTGCTCAAAACGCATGGTCTGGACACCACCCTGTGGCCTGCGGCCACCCGCGCCTTGCTGTGGCCATGA
- a CDS encoding acyl-CoA dehydrogenase family protein, which produces MTTASTTSPSWAWVKQLQSPQIAAQHAHDVDQQARFPRESLAAFQSEKLLNAPVSVAMGGKGLTMRGQCELVALIAQRCGSSAMVLAMHYSQLACLTRNAQGSAFFTQYLRDMADKQWLLGSMTSEVGTFGDTRSSICAVEREGDQFVLNKEATTGSYCAYADAILVTARRASDAQASDQVLVLVDKHQAQLTHNGVWDTMGMRGTCSPGFSLRSQGGIEQVFPTPYSEIASQSMVPYSHTLWSALWWGLAYSAYDKAATLVRNQARKNPGQVPPAATRLAELMVKVQAMRRHWQGVADEFDALVEQGSDTNTLQEMGWALQFNSLKTAASQAAPAIIQDALLILGIPGFNNQGPLSVSRALRDSLSGALMVSNERIAAKSASMLLVYKDQ; this is translated from the coding sequence GTGACAACAGCCTCTACCACCAGTCCTTCTTGGGCCTGGGTCAAACAGCTACAAAGCCCCCAGATAGCGGCACAGCACGCCCATGATGTGGACCAACAGGCACGCTTTCCGCGCGAATCTTTGGCCGCATTCCAGTCCGAAAAGCTATTGAATGCACCCGTGTCTGTAGCAATGGGTGGCAAGGGTCTGACCATGCGGGGTCAGTGCGAGCTCGTTGCGCTGATTGCACAACGGTGCGGCTCCAGTGCCATGGTCTTGGCCATGCACTACAGCCAGCTGGCCTGCCTCACCCGCAACGCACAGGGCAGCGCGTTCTTCACCCAGTACTTGCGAGATATGGCGGACAAGCAGTGGCTTTTGGGTTCTATGACGTCTGAAGTGGGCACGTTCGGAGACACGCGTTCTAGCATCTGTGCGGTGGAGCGCGAGGGCGATCAATTTGTACTTAACAAGGAAGCAACGACCGGCTCGTACTGTGCCTATGCCGACGCCATTTTGGTAACTGCACGCCGCGCCAGCGATGCACAGGCTAGCGACCAGGTGCTGGTCTTGGTGGACAAGCACCAAGCACAGCTCACACACAACGGCGTGTGGGACACCATGGGCATGCGCGGAACCTGCAGTCCGGGCTTTAGTTTGCGCAGCCAAGGAGGCATAGAACAAGTTTTTCCGACTCCGTACTCAGAGATCGCATCGCAAAGCATGGTGCCTTACTCGCATACCTTGTGGTCCGCTTTGTGGTGGGGCTTGGCGTACTCGGCCTATGACAAAGCCGCTACCTTGGTGCGCAACCAAGCACGCAAGAACCCGGGCCAGGTGCCACCGGCTGCGACGCGCTTGGCGGAGCTCATGGTCAAAGTGCAAGCCATGCGGCGCCATTGGCAAGGTGTGGCGGACGAATTTGATGCGTTGGTGGAACAAGGGTCGGATACCAATACCTTGCAAGAAATGGGCTGGGCCTTGCAGTTCAATAGCTTGAAGACGGCCGCTTCACAAGCGGCCCCCGCCATCATTCAAGACGCCTTGCTCATCTTGGGAATCCCCGGTTTTAACAACCAAGGTCCCTTGAGTGTGAGCCGGGCCTTGCGCGATTCACTCTCGGGGGCACTCATGGTGTCCAATGAACGAATAGCCGCCAAGAGCGCCTCGATGCTGTTGGTCTACAAAGACCAATGA
- a CDS encoding acyl carrier protein codes for MNDLESRIRTVLAAHGRLSQDAQTLARDADLQQAGMTSHASVNVMLGLEGEFDVEFPDHMLSRSVFSSVASISAALQQLIA; via the coding sequence ATGAACGACCTTGAATCCCGCATCCGCACCGTCTTGGCAGCCCATGGACGTCTGTCCCAAGACGCACAGACCTTGGCACGGGACGCCGACTTGCAGCAGGCAGGCATGACCTCACACGCCAGCGTCAACGTGATGCTGGGCTTGGAAGGCGAGTTTGACGTCGAATTTCCAGACCACATGCTGTCGCGCAGCGTGTTCTCCAGCGTCGCATCTATTTCGGCCGCGCTCCAGCAGCTGATCGCCTAG
- a CDS encoding glycoside hydrolase family 2 protein — MQGWPNAQGKKSSRLPLSTLPQAWAICQQAVGQTADDVPHGSAWHTIDHATTVAHALQMAGQWTLDGPALDLDASIWWFQVRFDAPACPANTLRQLHFGGLATLCRVWLNDVEILASDNMFLAHQVDVTHLLVPQANVLRLRFDTLTPHLQTKRPRPRWRTPMVAHQQLRWLRTSLLGRTPGWTPPAAPVGPWRPIWLEDMGPSAHLVRSTLAAHLDGAHGTLAIDCWFSDTLPAQTSVTAHIHGPSGSTTVALQAAADGHYQVQCHIPGVAPWWPHTHGEPALYTVRVTVADATGAAMAYELGKTGFRTITKAHGDDRFALCVNGTPVFCRGACWMPLDVVSLAASEDAYRQALLQVKAAGMNMLRLAGSTMYETPTFFALCDALGIMVWQDLMFSNMDYPAEDAAFAHSVCTEVHQQLTALQAHPSVAVVCGNSEVEQQAAMWGADKSQWAPPLFHHSLREIAQSLLPHTVYWPSSAHGGAFPHQVKRGTTSYYGVGAYKRPLDDALTSQVAFATECLAFANIPPSSTLRRAPCGEAPQVHAPAWKARVYRDQSVGWDFDDVRDYYLDQLLGLRPEALRAVDPARYLTLGRAVAAEVMGRTMAAWRTAPSACGGALVWFLRDLWASAGCGLVDDQGVPKSVFHALARVQQPLLATLGAQGLNGLALHLINETSSDLETQAELTLYQHGEFRVAQHVRKLAVPARSTQEWDVSDWLDSFVDLAYSHRFGPAAFDLAVVQWRDAAGHVIGQALHFEPQQLIAFNGNPGLSAWATAAPDGCIVVQLSTRAVSYGVHFESYGWQADDEFFHMPPGSQRSIRFSPTLPGHSHWHASAIALNGRQSCPIPLQTPSVAP, encoded by the coding sequence ATGCAGGGCTGGCCTAACGCGCAAGGGAAGAAAAGCTCTCGCCTTCCCTTAAGCACCTTGCCCCAGGCATGGGCCATCTGCCAGCAGGCCGTCGGCCAAACAGCGGATGACGTACCGCATGGCAGTGCTTGGCACACCATTGACCACGCCACCACGGTAGCCCACGCCTTGCAAATGGCGGGGCAATGGACGCTGGATGGCCCCGCGTTGGACTTGGATGCCAGCATCTGGTGGTTTCAGGTTCGCTTTGATGCACCGGCGTGCCCTGCCAACACCTTGCGGCAGCTGCACTTTGGCGGTTTGGCAACCCTCTGCCGCGTATGGCTCAACGATGTAGAAATTTTGGCCAGCGACAACATGTTTCTCGCCCACCAGGTGGACGTGACCCACCTGTTGGTGCCGCAGGCCAATGTGTTGCGCTTACGGTTTGACACGCTCACACCCCATTTACAAACCAAGCGACCCCGCCCCCGTTGGCGCACACCGATGGTGGCGCACCAGCAGCTGCGTTGGCTGCGCACCAGCTTGCTGGGTCGCACACCAGGGTGGACGCCCCCCGCCGCACCGGTTGGCCCATGGCGGCCTATTTGGCTAGAAGACATGGGTCCGTCTGCACACTTGGTGCGGTCTACGCTGGCCGCACATCTGGACGGTGCGCATGGCACTCTGGCGATTGATTGCTGGTTTAGCGACACCTTGCCCGCGCAGACCAGCGTCACTGCCCACATCCACGGGCCTAGCGGCAGCACCACGGTCGCTTTACAAGCCGCAGCAGATGGGCATTACCAGGTCCAGTGCCACATCCCCGGTGTTGCACCCTGGTGGCCCCATACCCACGGTGAGCCCGCGCTCTACACGGTCCGCGTCACTGTGGCAGATGCTACAGGCGCAGCGATGGCCTACGAACTCGGGAAAACCGGGTTTCGGACCATCACTAAAGCCCACGGCGACGACAGATTTGCCCTTTGCGTGAATGGAACCCCGGTCTTTTGCCGCGGCGCTTGCTGGATGCCTTTGGATGTGGTGAGCCTCGCGGCCAGCGAGGACGCCTACCGCCAAGCCTTGCTGCAAGTCAAAGCCGCGGGTATGAACATGCTGCGGCTCGCAGGTTCCACCATGTACGAAACACCGACCTTCTTCGCGCTATGTGACGCCTTGGGCATCATGGTCTGGCAAGACCTGATGTTCTCCAACATGGACTACCCCGCTGAGGATGCTGCATTTGCGCACAGCGTGTGCACCGAGGTGCACCAGCAGCTCACTGCCTTGCAGGCCCACCCCAGCGTCGCTGTAGTGTGCGGCAATTCCGAAGTTGAACAACAAGCGGCCATGTGGGGCGCAGACAAAAGCCAATGGGCTCCCCCGCTGTTTCACCACTCGCTGCGCGAGATCGCGCAAAGCCTCTTGCCCCATACCGTGTATTGGCCGTCCAGTGCCCACGGAGGCGCGTTTCCCCACCAAGTCAAAAGAGGCACCACCTCCTACTACGGCGTAGGCGCGTACAAACGGCCGTTGGACGACGCACTCACCAGCCAAGTCGCGTTTGCCACCGAGTGCCTGGCCTTTGCCAATATTCCGCCCAGCAGCACCTTGCGCCGAGCACCGTGCGGTGAAGCGCCGCAAGTCCACGCGCCGGCATGGAAGGCCCGGGTTTACCGTGACCAGTCGGTAGGCTGGGACTTTGACGATGTGCGTGACTACTACCTCGATCAACTCCTAGGGCTGCGCCCTGAAGCCCTGCGTGCAGTGGACCCCGCACGCTATTTGACTTTGGGGCGCGCTGTAGCCGCCGAGGTGATGGGCCGCACCATGGCAGCCTGGCGCACAGCACCGTCCGCCTGTGGCGGCGCGCTGGTGTGGTTTTTGCGCGACCTGTGGGCAAGCGCAGGCTGCGGGCTGGTGGACGACCAAGGCGTTCCCAAGTCGGTTTTTCATGCCTTGGCCAGGGTACAGCAGCCCCTCTTGGCTACCCTCGGTGCACAGGGTCTGAATGGCTTGGCTTTGCACCTCATCAATGAAACAAGCTCAGACCTTGAAACCCAGGCTGAGCTGACCCTGTACCAGCACGGCGAGTTTCGCGTCGCACAGCATGTGCGCAAGCTCGCAGTGCCAGCGCGAAGCACACAGGAATGGGACGTCAGCGATTGGCTAGACAGCTTTGTGGACCTCGCCTACAGCCATCGCTTTGGCCCTGCCGCGTTTGACTTGGCCGTCGTCCAGTGGCGAGATGCCGCAGGACACGTAATCGGCCAGGCTTTGCATTTTGAGCCCCAACAACTCATTGCATTCAATGGCAACCCGGGGCTTAGTGCCTGGGCCACGGCAGCCCCCGATGGCTGCATCGTGGTGCAACTCAGCACCCGCGCCGTGAGCTATGGCGTGCATTTTGAAAGTTATGGCTGGCAAGCCGACGACGAGTTTTTCCACATGCCACCGGGCTCGCAACGCAGTATTCGCTTCTCACCCACGCTGCCCGGCCACAGCCACTGGCATGCCAGCGCCATCGCACTCAATGGTCGGCAGTCTTGCCCCATTCCACTGCAAACACCCTCCGTTGCCCCATGA
- a CDS encoding alpha/beta fold hydrolase, producing the protein MNTSVDIPLGAVQAPPQSFFFGPESRPLFGVLHRPTANLTAPFAVLMLSPWGAEDLSAHRALRGLAQSIAQQSYTCMRFDYDGCGDSYEPAPDDNLWPLWQQACIAAIDTLKQLTGLEHVVLVGMRLGALLAAEIAAQRADIAALVLMAPVRSGQAYLKELRMLGGAMAQGEAQPAHAVFAAGFTLNHATAQAIQAAKLPDVLKTHAVAVVDRDDMGIGRRWIDSLAVQGVHTVYSAEPGYPDMVLTAHKAKPALRMFDQVLEALRTFSWHQLEPHALRPSHAIKPRLQAHVRSDGYNVLEKVLPPFGPMGMAALRIEPGEGVSYSGRGILILNSSTERRIGPNRMWVGFARARAALGDIVIRLDMPGIGESQQDYPLGTNLVYPPDAIEHVAAFLKAQLHEHHSPRWAVLGLCSGAYHSYRLALAQRGIYHVFPINAFGFLPQDVQESDVWAHAALQFAVAQNASRNLIKPDRWIKLLRGQVNWRVIAQSFWGRVRGETLKNLLKAGRALKLIAPPELAREFRVLNKQGCRVHFVFATTDPGPAMLREALAYDSPTLFNKGPVTEDQIEGADHTFAGLAGRAQLFTHLHRRLDNWVLAPVQRSRLPQMADEPPWYEAPPSAPMSLFGTEFLPTNF; encoded by the coding sequence ATGAATACCAGCGTCGACATCCCCTTGGGCGCGGTGCAGGCACCTCCGCAGTCGTTCTTCTTTGGCCCCGAGTCGCGGCCTTTGTTTGGCGTCCTACACCGCCCGACCGCCAACCTCACTGCACCCTTTGCGGTGCTCATGCTCAGCCCCTGGGGCGCAGAAGACCTCTCCGCCCACCGGGCGTTGCGCGGCCTGGCCCAGTCCATCGCGCAGCAAAGCTACACCTGCATGCGTTTTGATTACGACGGATGCGGTGACTCCTACGAGCCCGCCCCCGACGACAACCTGTGGCCCCTGTGGCAACAGGCTTGTATAGCGGCAATAGATACCCTCAAGCAACTCACCGGCTTAGAACACGTGGTTTTGGTGGGGATGCGCTTGGGCGCTTTGCTGGCCGCCGAGATTGCGGCGCAACGCGCAGACATTGCAGCCTTGGTGCTCATGGCCCCGGTACGCAGCGGCCAAGCCTACCTCAAAGAGCTGCGCATGCTGGGGGGTGCCATGGCGCAAGGCGAAGCGCAGCCAGCGCATGCCGTGTTCGCTGCAGGCTTTACGCTCAACCATGCCACCGCCCAGGCCATTCAGGCGGCCAAGCTACCCGACGTTCTCAAGACCCACGCCGTGGCCGTCGTAGACCGCGACGACATGGGCATTGGCAGGCGCTGGATTGACAGCCTCGCGGTCCAAGGTGTGCACACGGTGTACAGCGCAGAGCCCGGCTACCCCGACATGGTGCTCACTGCGCACAAGGCCAAACCGGCATTGCGCATGTTTGACCAAGTCCTTGAGGCACTCAGAACCTTTTCTTGGCACCAGTTAGAGCCGCATGCGCTGCGCCCATCGCACGCAATCAAGCCAAGGCTACAAGCCCATGTGCGCTCCGACGGATACAACGTGCTTGAGAAAGTCCTACCGCCGTTTGGCCCCATGGGCATGGCGGCCTTGCGCATTGAGCCGGGGGAAGGGGTGTCGTATTCGGGGCGCGGCATCTTGATCTTGAACTCCAGCACCGAGCGGCGCATTGGTCCCAACCGCATGTGGGTCGGCTTTGCCAGAGCGCGCGCGGCCTTGGGTGACATCGTCATACGACTTGATATGCCAGGCATCGGCGAGAGCCAGCAAGACTACCCCTTGGGTACCAACTTGGTTTACCCCCCAGACGCCATCGAACACGTGGCGGCCTTTTTAAAAGCCCAGTTACATGAGCACCATTCACCGCGCTGGGCGGTGCTGGGCCTGTGCTCTGGCGCCTACCATAGCTACCGACTGGCACTGGCGCAGCGCGGCATCTACCACGTCTTCCCTATCAACGCATTTGGCTTCTTGCCCCAAGACGTGCAAGAGTCCGATGTATGGGCCCATGCCGCGCTGCAGTTTGCCGTGGCCCAAAACGCCAGCCGCAACCTCATCAAACCCGACCGATGGATCAAGCTCTTGCGCGGCCAAGTTAATTGGCGCGTCATTGCCCAATCGTTCTGGGGACGTGTGCGTGGGGAGACGCTAAAGAACCTCTTGAAGGCAGGCCGAGCACTCAAACTGATTGCCCCACCTGAGTTGGCGCGGGAGTTCCGCGTCCTCAACAAGCAAGGCTGCCGCGTTCACTTTGTGTTTGCGACGACGGACCCAGGCCCCGCCATGCTTCGCGAAGCCTTGGCCTATGACTCACCGACCTTGTTCAACAAGGGGCCGGTCACTGAAGACCAAATCGAAGGGGCCGACCACACCTTTGCTGGATTGGCGGGTCGCGCCCAGCTATTTACCCATCTCCACCGCCGCCTCGACAACTGGGTGCTGGCCCCTGTACAGCGCAGTCGCTTGCCGCAAATGGCCGACGAACCACCGTGGTACGAAGCACCCCCTAGTGCGCCCATGTCACTCTTTGGCACTGAGTTTTTACCCACCAACTTTTAA